From Cellulosimicrobium sp. ES-005, one genomic window encodes:
- the folK gene encoding 2-amino-4-hydroxy-6-hydroxymethyldihydropteridine diphosphokinase, translating into MTTAFAGAVLDADGRPFDRIRLTGLSATGHHGVFEHEKAEGQLFRADVVLHLDTRAAASGDDLAQTVSYAGVAEDVVAVLAGSPADLVETVAERIAATILTHDEVVAVDVAVHKPQAPITVPFEDVEVVIRRDRVVVPVVGPLARRSEQHGLRDAQPVAPIPVGSVAPALIHGVGDAPVSEDRAELAPAPDVMPPSIPPGTTPVPDVPSPTAEDLPEPPYGTAHEAAHEPGAGGPLLDDASDATREAPIVDAPTAPTGDDSTAAAPAAAAPEEPTYAARPAEEQSPASYDALLEAVAPPAAVAPAPEPMPGASAAPEPTPAAAEPVAPANPAADAGSVPLPERGTEPAPEAAPAPFDEPAQHAGQPEPAAPTSAPLAAAAAPLAAAAAPLAASPDAGAPVAAPEEPAAPGPADEAPPAEHDRMDDVPAGFVEVVLALGANLGDAQQTLRDAITDLDRISGLEITEVSPLARTAAVGGPDQPDFLNIVLLARTRLSARDLLHACQAVEHAHGRVRDERWGPRTLDVDLVVYGTLTAVADDLELPHPRAHERAFVLEPWSQIDPDAVLPGLGGGPVAALAATAPDRGGIRWLALDWLTDAAPEPTGAVPVATGGSDAPAPSAPAPAEHGVVDDPYRQPSDDAATGHQHAPSTSGPTPVGAQAAPADGPAPTGLPHPPVPPQTPQQPQAPHPAVPERPAAPQQPLPQRPPTPQQQLPAQPVPPQEPLAPGAALPVAPPQAAVPLQATAPSEAPVVRPVFAPVSEGVVPPAEGPSTTVVPDGSFGTQQDGAGVAPFPGPSHRPATLPDPEPPAQDAVRPAEHGASAFTSFAPVHPAAPPVAAPHAPAPAGPADAVDDGMIRSVPFAPVQPPVHSPNQASAPGPLADASLPPATDPWPPFGPVSGAAHDAQR; encoded by the coding sequence GTGACCACAGCGTTCGCAGGAGCGGTCCTCGACGCGGACGGACGGCCGTTCGACCGGATCCGGCTCACGGGCCTGAGCGCCACGGGGCACCACGGTGTCTTCGAGCACGAGAAGGCCGAGGGCCAGCTCTTCCGCGCCGACGTCGTGCTCCACCTCGACACGCGCGCCGCGGCGAGCGGGGACGACCTCGCCCAGACCGTGAGCTACGCGGGCGTCGCCGAGGACGTCGTGGCCGTGCTCGCGGGCTCGCCCGCCGACCTCGTGGAGACGGTGGCCGAGCGCATCGCCGCGACGATCCTCACCCACGACGAGGTCGTGGCGGTCGACGTCGCCGTGCACAAGCCCCAGGCGCCGATCACGGTCCCGTTCGAGGACGTCGAGGTCGTCATCCGCCGTGACCGCGTCGTCGTGCCGGTCGTCGGGCCGCTCGCCCGCCGGTCCGAGCAGCACGGCCTGCGCGACGCGCAGCCCGTCGCGCCGATCCCCGTGGGCTCGGTCGCCCCGGCGCTCATCCACGGCGTCGGGGACGCCCCGGTCTCCGAGGACCGCGCCGAGCTGGCCCCCGCGCCCGACGTCATGCCCCCGAGCATCCCCCCGGGTACGACGCCGGTCCCCGACGTCCCGTCCCCCACGGCCGAGGACCTGCCCGAGCCGCCGTACGGGACCGCGCACGAGGCGGCGCACGAGCCGGGAGCGGGCGGACCGCTCCTCGACGACGCGTCCGACGCGACGCGGGAGGCGCCGATCGTGGACGCGCCGACGGCGCCGACCGGCGACGACTCGACGGCCGCGGCGCCCGCCGCGGCCGCACCGGAGGAGCCGACCTACGCCGCCCGGCCCGCCGAGGAGCAGAGCCCGGCGTCGTACGACGCGCTGCTCGAGGCCGTCGCACCGCCGGCCGCGGTCGCGCCCGCCCCGGAGCCGATGCCGGGCGCGTCCGCCGCACCGGAGCCGACCCCGGCCGCCGCCGAGCCCGTCGCCCCGGCGAACCCGGCCGCCGACGCGGGTTCCGTGCCCCTGCCGGAGCGGGGCACGGAACCCGCGCCCGAGGCTGCTCCCGCTCCGTTCGACGAGCCCGCGCAGCACGCCGGTCAGCCCGAGCCCGCTGCGCCGACGTCCGCGCCGCTCGCCGCGGCCGCCGCACCGCTCGCCGCGGCCGCCGCGCCGCTCGCGGCGTCGCCCGACGCGGGCGCTCCGGTCGCGGCACCCGAGGAACCGGCTGCGCCGGGTCCGGCGGACGAGGCGCCGCCCGCCGAGCACGACCGCATGGACGACGTCCCCGCCGGGTTCGTCGAGGTGGTGCTCGCCCTCGGAGCGAACCTCGGCGACGCGCAGCAGACCCTGCGCGACGCGATCACCGACCTCGACCGGATCTCCGGGCTCGAGATCACGGAGGTCTCGCCGCTCGCGCGGACGGCCGCGGTGGGCGGCCCCGACCAGCCCGACTTCCTCAACATCGTCCTGCTCGCGCGCACGCGACTCTCGGCCCGTGACCTGCTGCACGCGTGCCAGGCCGTCGAGCACGCCCACGGCCGGGTACGCGACGAGCGCTGGGGGCCGCGCACCCTCGACGTCGACCTCGTCGTGTACGGCACGCTGACGGCCGTCGCCGACGACCTGGAGCTGCCGCACCCGCGCGCCCACGAGCGGGCGTTCGTGCTCGAGCCCTGGTCGCAGATCGACCCCGACGCCGTGCTGCCCGGTCTCGGCGGGGGACCGGTCGCCGCGCTCGCGGCGACCGCGCCCGACCGGGGCGGGATCCGGTGGCTCGCGCTCGACTGGCTGACCGACGCCGCGCCCGAGCCCACCGGGGCGGTCCCGGTCGCCACCGGGGGCTCCGACGCCCCCGCCCCGTCGGCCCCCGCGCCGGCAGAGCACGGGGTCGTCGACGACCCGTACCGGCAGCCGTCGGACGACGCCGCGACCGGACACCAGCACGCGCCCTCGACCTCGGGGCCGACGCCCGTCGGCGCGCAGGCGGCACCGGCGGACGGCCCCGCGCCGACCGGGCTCCCGCACCCGCCCGTCCCGCCGCAGACCCCGCAGCAGCCGCAGGCGCCGCACCCGGCGGTGCCCGAGCGTCCTGCGGCCCCGCAGCAGCCGCTGCCCCAGCGGCCCCCGACCCCGCAGCAGCAGCTGCCCGCTCAGCCGGTGCCGCCGCAGGAGCCCCTCGCCCCGGGCGCGGCGCTCCCCGTCGCCCCGCCGCAGGCCGCGGTCCCGCTGCAGGCGACCGCCCCGTCGGAGGCGCCCGTGGTCCGGCCCGTCTTCGCCCCGGTCTCCGAGGGCGTGGTGCCCCCCGCCGAGGGGCCGTCCACGACGGTCGTCCCGGACGGGTCGTTCGGGACGCAGCAGGACGGGGCGGGCGTCGCGCCGTTCCCCGGGCCGTCGCACCGTCCGGCGACGCTGCCCGACCCGGAGCCCCCGGCGCAGGACGCGGTCCGGCCCGCGGAGCACGGCGCCTCGGCGTTCACCTCCTTCGCGCCGGTCCACCCGGCGGCGCCGCCGGTCGCGGCACCGCACGCGCCGGCCCCCGCGGGCCCGGCGGACGCCGTCGACGACGGCATGATCCGGTCGGTGCCGTTCGCCCCGGTCCAGCCGCCCGTCCACTCGCCGAACCAGGCGTCGGCCCCCGGGCCGCTCGCCGACGCGTCGCTGCCCCCGGCGACCGACCCGTGGCCGCCGTTCGGTCCGGTCTCGGGCGCCGCGCACGACGCCCAGCGCTGA
- a CDS encoding DUF3180 domain-containing protein — translation MRRTSVRTLLLVAVATAVVGWFVVRLLQGRGTHLPAVPWIVDVAVVALAGAVFWAGWTVRAYQRGKRPSLDAIRAARTFVLAKAAALTGALLAGWYGAQVLVTLPDLSIEAQRDRAVAAGVAVACAVLLAVVGLVAERFCQLPPDDRGEGREGSTTREDPETPGASTPA, via the coding sequence ATGCGGCGCACCTCGGTCCGCACCCTCCTGCTCGTGGCGGTCGCCACGGCGGTCGTGGGCTGGTTCGTCGTACGGCTCCTCCAGGGCCGCGGCACGCACCTGCCGGCGGTGCCGTGGATCGTGGACGTCGCGGTCGTCGCGCTCGCGGGGGCGGTGTTCTGGGCCGGGTGGACCGTCCGCGCCTACCAGCGGGGCAAGCGGCCCTCGCTCGACGCGATCCGCGCGGCTCGCACGTTCGTGCTGGCCAAGGCCGCCGCGCTCACGGGCGCGCTGCTCGCGGGCTGGTACGGCGCGCAGGTGCTCGTGACCCTGCCCGACCTCTCGATCGAGGCGCAGCGCGACCGCGCGGTGGCGGCGGGCGTCGCGGTCGCGTGCGCGGTGCTGCTCGCCGTGGTGGGGCTCGTGGCGGAGCGGTTCTGCCAGCTCCCGCCCGACGACCGCGGCGAGGGCCGCGAGGGCTCGACGACGCGCGAGGACCCGGAGACGCCGGGCGCGAGCACGCCCGCCTGA
- a CDS encoding PH domain-containing protein, whose protein sequence is MTDPARGTDPRGTGPFDPPGVEWTRVSPRLITARLLSVGITLAVPAVAAVVLAILFPHWWQWLVLGVLVLLGLWALVLVPRQVRAIGYAERDDDLLIRHGIMFRQLVVVPYGRMQYVDVQAGPLARKLGIAQVQLHTASASTDATIDGLEPAEAERLRDRLASRGEARLAGL, encoded by the coding sequence ATGACCGACCCTGCACGGGGCACCGATCCCCGCGGCACCGGCCCCTTCGACCCGCCCGGCGTCGAGTGGACGCGCGTGTCGCCCCGGCTGATCACCGCGCGCCTGCTGTCGGTCGGCATCACGCTCGCGGTGCCGGCCGTCGCGGCGGTCGTGCTGGCGATCCTCTTCCCGCACTGGTGGCAGTGGCTCGTGCTCGGGGTGCTCGTGCTCCTCGGGCTGTGGGCGCTCGTGCTCGTCCCGCGCCAGGTGCGCGCGATCGGGTACGCCGAGCGCGACGACGACCTGCTGATCCGCCACGGCATCATGTTCCGCCAGCTCGTGGTCGTGCCGTACGGCCGCATGCAGTACGTCGACGTGCAGGCCGGGCCGCTCGCGCGCAAGCTCGGCATCGCGCAGGTGCAGCTCCACACGGCGTCGGCGTCGACCGACGCGACGATCGACGGTCTCGAGCCCGCCGAGGCGGAGCGCCTGCGCGACCGTCTCGCGTCGCGCGGCGAGGCGAGGCTGGCGGGCCTGTGA
- a CDS encoding PH domain-containing protein: MSEAPATDDLVWHRVHPVTPLVRGWTVIAVLLVVVGQQTLNGLPEGENLLEGNRWWMILLGILVVGLVGLGYSALAWRMTSYAVDDESVHLRTGVLFRQQRKARLDRLQAVDVVQPLLARFFGLAELKLEVAGGADSGVKLGFLKEVEANRLRNDLLARAAGLRVARERPVGVPTADATGTEGTVAGPPGATPDAGADAPGPVADGLLVAPEAPEQPVTAVGPGRLVASLVRSGATVGLVLGVLGIAGVVVGTREIGILFSALPAVLGFGGFLFSRFSGEFGFRSAISPDGIRLRHGLLETRSQTIPPGRVQAVRLRQGPFWRGPDWWRVDVNVAGYGVSSDGSDTTSVLLPVGTRDEALAALWLVLPDLGTSDPRALLDEGLSGLDAGEHFTVTPRRARLLDLVSWRRNGFAVTDRALVLRGGRVFRSLVVVPHERTQSLGLEQGPLQRRFDVATFAVHSTPGPVSPKVWHLDAGDAARLLDTQAERAREARAHAGPELWMRRDDVPLVPASAPAAESPPAPGAAPDDRPAADGEQP; encoded by the coding sequence GTGAGCGAAGCACCGGCCACCGACGACCTCGTGTGGCACCGGGTGCACCCGGTCACCCCGCTCGTGCGCGGCTGGACGGTCATCGCGGTGCTGCTCGTCGTCGTCGGGCAGCAGACGCTCAACGGCCTGCCGGAGGGCGAGAACCTCCTCGAGGGGAACCGCTGGTGGATGATCCTCCTCGGCATCCTCGTGGTCGGGCTCGTGGGACTGGGGTACTCGGCGCTCGCGTGGCGCATGACGAGCTACGCGGTCGACGACGAGTCCGTGCACCTGCGCACGGGCGTGCTGTTCCGGCAGCAGCGCAAGGCGCGGCTGGACCGGCTCCAGGCGGTCGACGTCGTGCAGCCGCTCCTCGCGCGCTTCTTCGGCCTCGCGGAGCTCAAGCTCGAGGTCGCCGGGGGCGCGGACTCGGGCGTGAAGCTCGGCTTCCTCAAGGAGGTGGAGGCCAACCGGCTGCGCAACGACCTGCTCGCGCGCGCCGCCGGACTGCGGGTCGCGCGCGAGCGCCCGGTCGGCGTCCCGACGGCGGATGCCACCGGGACGGAGGGGACCGTCGCTGGCCCGCCCGGCGCGACGCCCGACGCCGGGGCGGACGCACCCGGGCCGGTGGCCGACGGGCTCCTGGTCGCCCCCGAGGCGCCCGAGCAGCCGGTCACCGCGGTCGGGCCGGGGCGGCTCGTCGCCTCGCTCGTGCGGTCGGGCGCGACGGTCGGCCTCGTCCTCGGTGTCCTGGGGATCGCCGGGGTCGTCGTCGGCACGCGCGAGATCGGGATCCTGTTCAGCGCCCTGCCCGCGGTCCTCGGGTTCGGCGGCTTCCTGTTCTCCCGGTTCTCGGGCGAGTTCGGCTTCCGCTCGGCGATCTCGCCCGACGGCATCCGGCTGCGGCACGGCCTCCTGGAGACCCGGTCCCAGACGATCCCGCCCGGGCGCGTCCAGGCCGTGCGGCTGCGGCAGGGCCCGTTCTGGCGCGGGCCGGACTGGTGGCGGGTCGACGTCAACGTCGCGGGCTACGGCGTGAGCTCCGACGGCTCGGACACGACGAGCGTGCTGCTGCCCGTCGGGACGCGCGACGAGGCGCTCGCCGCGCTGTGGCTCGTGCTGCCCGACCTCGGCACGTCCGACCCGCGCGCGCTCCTCGACGAGGGCCTGTCCGGCCTCGACGCGGGCGAGCACTTCACGGTGACCCCGCGGCGCGCGCGCCTGCTCGACCTCGTGTCGTGGCGGCGCAACGGCTTCGCCGTGACCGACCGCGCGCTCGTGCTGCGCGGCGGGCGGGTGTTCCGCAGCCTCGTCGTCGTACCGCACGAGCGCACGCAGTCGCTCGGGCTCGAGCAGGGCCCGCTGCAGCGCCGCTTCGACGTCGCGACGTTCGCGGTGCACTCCACGCCCGGCCCGGTCTCGCCGAAGGTCTGGCATCTCGACGCGGGCGACGCCGCGCGCCTCCTCGACACCCAGGCCGAGCGCGCCCGCGAGGCCCGCGCGCACGCCGGCCCGGAGCTGTGGATGCGTCGCGACGACGTCCCGCTGGTACCCGCGTCCGCACCGGCCGCCGAGTCGCCTCCCGCCCCCGGTGCGGCACCCGACGACCGTCCGGCCGCCGACGGGGAGCAGCCGTGA
- a CDS encoding DUF2520 domain-containing protein: protein MSAAASRPGRLGVGVVGAGRVGAVLGSALRATGHAVVGASGVSDASRERIETLLPGVPVLEVPQVVERAELVLLAVPDDALGDMVRGLADVGAWQPGQIVVHTSGRYGTSVLDPARAAGAIPLALHPAMTFTGTSLDLARLEGTTFAVTAPGPVLPIGQALVVELGGEPVVVAEESRGLYHAALAHGANHLVVLVAQAAQALEAAGVDRPGRALAPLLAAALDGATRGADAGAESGTGSGAGALLGLTGPVVRGDVGTVREHLAALDALAATSDAADVPPSYRALSRAATHRALAGGRLDERTARALLDALGADPDEPAAPSDPEGARHDDEGTA, encoded by the coding sequence GTGAGCGCGGCGGCGTCACGGCCCGGACGCCTCGGCGTGGGCGTCGTGGGGGCGGGCCGGGTCGGGGCGGTGCTCGGGAGCGCGCTGCGCGCCACCGGCCACGCGGTCGTCGGCGCGAGCGGCGTGTCCGACGCCTCGCGCGAGCGGATCGAGACCCTCCTGCCCGGCGTGCCGGTGCTGGAGGTCCCGCAGGTCGTGGAGCGCGCGGAGCTCGTGCTCCTCGCCGTGCCCGACGACGCGCTGGGCGACATGGTCCGCGGCCTCGCCGACGTGGGGGCCTGGCAGCCGGGGCAGATCGTGGTGCACACGTCCGGTCGCTACGGGACCTCGGTGCTCGACCCGGCCCGCGCCGCAGGGGCGATCCCGCTCGCCCTGCACCCGGCCATGACCTTCACCGGCACGTCGCTCGACCTCGCGCGGCTCGAGGGCACGACGTTCGCCGTCACCGCGCCGGGGCCGGTCCTGCCGATCGGGCAGGCGCTCGTCGTCGAGCTCGGCGGGGAGCCCGTCGTCGTGGCGGAGGAGTCCCGCGGCCTCTACCACGCGGCCCTCGCGCACGGGGCGAACCACCTCGTCGTCCTCGTCGCCCAGGCGGCGCAGGCGCTGGAGGCCGCGGGCGTCGACCGGCCGGGGCGCGCGCTCGCCCCGCTGCTCGCCGCCGCGCTCGACGGCGCGACCCGCGGCGCCGACGCGGGCGCCGAGTCGGGGACCGGGTCGGGCGCCGGCGCTCTCCTCGGCCTCACCGGTCCCGTGGTGCGCGGCGACGTCGGCACCGTCCGCGAGCACCTGGCCGCCCTCGACGCGCTCGCGGCGACGAGCGACGCGGCCGACGTGCCGCCGTCGTACCGGGCGCTGAGCCGCGCCGCGACCCACCGCGCGCTCGCGGGCGGTCGCCTCGACGAGCGGACGGCCCGCGCGCTGCTCGACGCGCTCGGCGCGGACCCCGACGAGCCCGCCGCCCCCTCCGACCCCGAGGGTGCGCGGCACGACGACGAAGGAACGGCATGA
- the panC gene encoding pantoate--beta-alanine ligase, with the protein MTTTPRPDASAASADVSTATPRVVATRADLRATLDAWSAEHPGARRAVVMTMGALHAGHLELVRRARAEVGPHGQVVVTDFVNPLQFGPGEDFERYPRDVAADVALLAAAGADVAVDVVFAPTVEELYPDLGSTGGTGPIVRVTSGRIGTVLEGASRPGHFDGVLTVVLKLLHLVRPDVAVFGAKDAQQLLAVRRLVADLDLDVEILAVPTVREADGLARSSRNAYLSPAERDRALALSRALQAGQGAAAAGADAGSVLAAARGILDAADGVDLDYVVLVDPATVEDLAPGAVGPGLLLVAARVGTTRLIDNAAVEIAPPATRAADPAGRAPAPGGTA; encoded by the coding sequence ATGACCACCACCCCCCGCCCGGACGCCTCGGCCGCCTCGGCCGACGTCTCGACCGCGACCCCGCGCGTCGTCGCGACCCGTGCCGACCTCCGCGCGACGCTCGACGCCTGGTCCGCCGAGCACCCGGGCGCGCGCCGCGCCGTCGTCATGACGATGGGCGCGCTGCACGCCGGGCACCTCGAGCTCGTGCGGCGGGCGCGGGCCGAGGTCGGGCCGCACGGCCAGGTCGTGGTCACCGACTTCGTCAACCCGCTCCAGTTCGGGCCGGGCGAGGACTTCGAGCGCTACCCGCGCGACGTCGCGGCGGACGTCGCGCTCCTCGCGGCCGCCGGAGCCGACGTCGCGGTGGACGTCGTCTTCGCCCCGACCGTCGAGGAGCTGTACCCGGACCTCGGGTCGACGGGCGGCACCGGCCCGATCGTCCGGGTCACCTCGGGCCGGATCGGCACCGTGCTGGAGGGCGCGTCGCGACCCGGCCACTTCGACGGCGTGCTCACGGTCGTCCTCAAGCTGCTCCACCTCGTGCGCCCGGACGTCGCGGTGTTCGGGGCCAAGGACGCGCAGCAGCTCCTCGCGGTGCGGCGCCTGGTCGCCGACCTCGACCTCGACGTGGAGATCCTCGCGGTGCCCACCGTGCGCGAGGCGGACGGCCTCGCGCGCTCGTCGCGCAACGCCTACCTGTCGCCCGCCGAGCGGGACCGGGCGCTCGCGCTGAGCCGCGCGCTGCAGGCCGGGCAGGGCGCCGCGGCGGCGGGCGCCGACGCCGGGAGCGTCCTCGCCGCGGCGCGGGGAATCCTGGACGCCGCCGACGGCGTTGACCTGGATTACGTGGTGCTCGTCGATCCCGCTACCGTGGAGGACCTGGCGCCCGGCGCCGTCGGCCCCGGGCTCCTCCTGGTCGCGGCACGCGTGGGCACCACCCGTCTCATCGACAACGCGGCCGTCGAGATCGCGCCGCCCGCGACCCGGGCCGCCGACCCCGCCGGCCGTGCCCCCGCACCTGGAGGTACCGCGTGA
- the panD gene encoding aspartate 1-decarboxylase, with translation MMIGKIHRATVTQADLHYVGSITVDADLLDAADLYPGQQVDVVDVTNGARLTTYVIPGERGAGQVCINGAAAHLVKPGDVVILIAYGMLDDADARTYLPNVVFVDAQNRIVELSDEPGLVPAGHGLEASGLPFGPFRAGGGAGAAGGDASVVRPA, from the coding sequence ATGATGATCGGCAAGATCCACCGCGCGACGGTGACGCAGGCCGACCTGCACTACGTCGGCTCGATCACCGTGGACGCCGACCTGCTCGACGCCGCGGACCTCTACCCGGGCCAGCAGGTCGACGTCGTGGACGTCACCAACGGAGCCCGCCTGACGACGTACGTCATCCCGGGCGAGCGCGGCGCCGGGCAGGTGTGCATCAACGGCGCCGCCGCGCACCTCGTGAAGCCGGGCGACGTGGTCATCCTCATCGCGTACGGCATGCTCGACGACGCCGACGCGCGCACCTACCTGCCGAACGTCGTCTTCGTGGACGCGCAGAACCGGATCGTCGAGCTCTCGGACGAGCCCGGCCTCGTGCCCGCGGGTCACGGCCTCGAGGCGAGCGGGCTGCCGTTCGGCCCGTTCCGCGCCGGGGGCGGCGCGGGGGCGGCCGGCGGCGACGCGTCCGTGGTGCGCCCCGCGTGA
- a CDS encoding L-aspartate oxidase yields MSGRGGSSTPAHVRTLARTLAAPAPGWTTTTDVVVVGSGIAGLTAALELRTRVPRVLLVTKGELSSGSTVWAQGGIAAALDPEDSPEAHLADTLVAGGGVCDPAAVEVLVTEGPARVRELVARGANFDRAENGDIALTREGGHHADRIAHAGGDATGAEISRALVAQLEAVRADPGIEVIENALVLDVLTGAGPDGSPRACGVTLHVRGEGTRDGVGAVLARAVVLATGGVGQVFRSSTNPPQATGDGIAAALRAGATLGDLEFVQFHPTVLWLGLGAKGQLPLISEAVRGEGAILLDTDGHRFMPAQHPMAELAPRDVVAHAIVRQMAATGSDHVLLDARHLGADFLRSRFPTITERLAENGLDWTEEPVPVAPAQHYHSGGVVTDLHGRSTVDGLYAIGEVACTGVHGANRLASNSLLEGLVFAHRAARQITDRVAAGELEQVEPSGRPGPSALVAAAARSRIQSIASAGPGVIRDGDGLAVAAARLAAVRTDAHEASDVVAQPQAAEWETTNVHQVATALTAAAALRTESRGGHFRTDFPDTDPAWERRVLVSLDADGTLRVG; encoded by the coding sequence GTGAGCGGACGCGGCGGGTCCTCGACGCCTGCGCACGTTCGGACGCTCGCCCGGACCCTCGCCGCCCCGGCGCCGGGCTGGACGACGACGACGGACGTCGTCGTCGTCGGCTCGGGCATCGCGGGCCTCACCGCCGCGCTCGAGCTGCGCACGAGAGTGCCGCGCGTCCTGCTCGTGACGAAGGGCGAGCTGTCGTCGGGCTCCACGGTGTGGGCGCAGGGCGGCATCGCCGCGGCGCTCGACCCCGAGGACTCGCCCGAGGCGCACCTCGCGGACACGCTCGTCGCGGGCGGCGGCGTGTGCGACCCGGCCGCCGTCGAGGTGCTCGTCACCGAGGGTCCGGCGCGCGTGCGCGAGCTCGTCGCGCGCGGCGCGAACTTCGACCGGGCCGAGAACGGCGACATCGCCCTGACGCGCGAGGGCGGTCACCACGCCGACCGCATCGCGCACGCGGGCGGCGACGCGACCGGGGCCGAGATCTCGCGCGCTCTCGTCGCGCAGCTCGAGGCGGTCCGCGCCGACCCGGGCATCGAGGTCATCGAGAACGCGCTCGTGCTCGACGTCCTCACCGGTGCGGGACCGGACGGCTCCCCGCGTGCCTGCGGTGTCACGCTCCACGTGCGGGGCGAGGGCACGCGCGACGGCGTCGGGGCGGTGCTCGCGCGCGCGGTCGTGCTCGCGACCGGGGGAGTGGGGCAGGTGTTCCGCTCGTCGACCAACCCGCCGCAGGCCACGGGCGACGGCATCGCCGCGGCGCTGCGTGCGGGCGCGACGCTCGGCGACCTCGAGTTCGTGCAGTTCCACCCCACGGTGCTGTGGCTCGGCCTCGGCGCCAAGGGGCAGCTCCCGCTCATCTCCGAGGCCGTGCGGGGCGAGGGCGCGATCCTCCTCGACACCGACGGCCACCGGTTCATGCCCGCGCAGCACCCCATGGCCGAGCTCGCGCCGCGCGACGTCGTCGCGCACGCGATCGTGCGGCAGATGGCCGCGACGGGCTCGGACCACGTGCTGCTCGACGCGCGCCACCTCGGCGCCGACTTCCTGCGCTCGCGCTTCCCCACGATCACGGAGCGGCTCGCGGAGAACGGCCTCGACTGGACCGAGGAGCCCGTCCCCGTGGCGCCCGCGCAGCACTACCACTCGGGCGGTGTCGTGACCGACCTGCACGGGAGGTCCACCGTCGACGGCCTCTACGCCATCGGCGAGGTCGCGTGCACGGGCGTCCACGGCGCCAACCGGCTCGCCTCCAACTCGCTGCTCGAGGGCCTGGTGTTCGCGCACCGCGCGGCGCGCCAGATCACCGACCGGGTCGCGGCGGGCGAGCTCGAGCAGGTCGAGCCGTCCGGCCGGCCGGGGCCGTCCGCGCTCGTCGCGGCCGCGGCGCGCTCACGCATCCAGTCGATCGCCTCGGCGGGCCCCGGTGTGATCCGCGACGGCGACGGCCTCGCCGTCGCCGCGGCCCGGCTCGCCGCGGTCCGGACCGACGCGCACGAGGCGAGCGACGTCGTCGCACAGCCGCAGGCCGCGGAGTGGGAGACGACGAACGTCCACCAGGTCGCGACCGCCCTCACCGCGGCGGCGGCGCTGCGCACGGAGAGCCGCGGCGGCCACTTCCGCACCGACTTCCCGGACACGGACCCGGCCTGGGAGCGCCGCGTGCTGGTGTCGCTCGACGCCGACGGAACGCTCCGCGTCGGCTGA
- the nadC gene encoding carboxylating nicotinate-nucleotide diphosphorylase — translation MPALPSDGGAPPVPSRVEPGLEPAWIAETVARALDEDLGVAPGRDVTTQATVPPSATGTAHLVARADGVVAGLVVVEEVTRQVAERFGLPPVEVTFVASDGEAVGRGRVLAALTGPVQVLLTAERTLLNLASRASGVATATRAWARELAGTGTQVLDTRKTTPGLRALEKYAVRAGGGTNKRMGLYDVAMVKDNHVVAAGSVSAAIDAIRRTFPDVLVQVEADTTAQALEAVAAGADFLLLDNMPTPVLAETVAAVRAREGTDGVPAKVELEATGNLTLDRAREVAGTGVDYLSVGALTHSAPILDLALDLLPTLPPR, via the coding sequence GTGCCCGCCCTTCCGTCCGACGGCGGAGCGCCGCCCGTCCCGTCACGCGTCGAGCCGGGGCTCGAGCCGGCGTGGATCGCCGAGACCGTCGCGCGGGCGCTCGACGAGGACCTGGGCGTCGCGCCGGGCCGCGACGTCACGACGCAGGCGACCGTGCCGCCGTCGGCCACGGGGACCGCGCACCTCGTGGCGCGCGCGGACGGGGTCGTGGCGGGGCTCGTCGTCGTCGAGGAGGTGACGCGGCAGGTCGCGGAGCGGTTCGGCCTCCCGCCCGTCGAGGTGACGTTCGTCGCGTCCGACGGCGAGGCCGTCGGACGCGGCCGCGTGCTCGCCGCGCTGACCGGCCCCGTCCAGGTGCTGCTCACCGCCGAGCGCACGCTGCTCAACCTCGCGAGCCGCGCGTCGGGCGTCGCGACGGCGACGCGTGCGTGGGCGCGCGAGCTCGCCGGGACGGGCACGCAGGTGCTGGACACGCGCAAGACGACGCCCGGCCTGCGCGCGCTGGAGAAGTACGCCGTGCGCGCCGGGGGCGGGACGAACAAGCGCATGGGGCTCTACGACGTCGCGATGGTCAAGGACAACCACGTCGTGGCCGCCGGGTCGGTGAGCGCCGCGATCGACGCGATCCGCCGCACGTTCCCGGACGTGCTCGTCCAGGTCGAGGCCGACACGACGGCACAGGCGCTCGAGGCCGTCGCGGCGGGCGCGGACTTCCTGCTGCTCGACAACATGCCGACCCCGGTCCTCGCCGAGACGGTCGCGGCCGTCCGGGCGCGCGAGGGGACGGACGGCGTCCCGGCGAAGGTCGAGCTCGAGGCGACGGGCAACCTCACGCTGGACCGCGCGCGCGAGGTCGCGGGCACCGGCGTCGACTACCTCTCGGTCGGCGCGCTCACCCACTCGGCCCCGATCCTGGACCTCGCGCTCGACCTCCTCCCCACCCTCCCGCCGAGGTAG